The genomic interval GTCAGCGGTCTGAGACAGCAGGACATGTTTTATAACCTGCGTGTACCAAACCAGTTTCAGACCGACAGAGACGAGATCAACCTGCTGCTGCTCACAGGTGCGTCAGAGGAGCTTCAGTACTGTCAGAAACACCTGTAAGACACCATCACAGATCAGTGTGTGTCGCTCCAGGTCACGGCGTGTTTTGTATCGATCTGAAGACGTGGAGCGGTTCTGTTTCGGCCCAGATTGAGACTCATGTCAAAGCGCAGCAGCAGACCTTCAGCAGCGTCTCCGTCGAGCAGCTGCCCGACGCGCTTCAGGCCATTACGGTCAGATTCAGCATTCGTTTCCTCTCAGAGTTCATGAGAGGTTCTTCAGAGCTTCAGTGcggatgtttgtgtgtgtgcaggtgaaAACCAGCAACCTCTGCAGTCACATGAAGCGCAGCGGGCTGAACGTCCGTCCGTCTCTCTTcattcccagaatcctcctgcTCTCTCCGGACTGTGTGCTCAGTGACGAGCTGCTGCAGACGGAGCAGCTGGTGTCCGGCGCTGACGTCCAGACGTTCCTGCGCTCGCTCCGGGAGGGATACACGTCATGGCTGTCGGACGCCTTCACCCCGTCCTGGATCTCAGGTCAGGCAAGCCCAAAGAATAATTGTATTATACACTGCAGGGTTTATTAGACAACTAGATTAGGAAGCAAGATAGAGAAGAAAGGAAATGCCATTGTTTTTCTGAACTATATGCCTTGTTTAtgtcattattattttgttgttatgGTTGTGATGGTGCAGGTCACCTGTCGTACGGACAGATGCGTGCGCTGCGTGAGCGGCTGGAG from Ctenopharyngodon idella isolate HZGC_01 chromosome 12, HZGC01, whole genome shotgun sequence carries:
- the si:zfos-911d5.4 gene encoding uncharacterized protein si:zfos-911d5.4 isoform X2, with protein sequence MFQMVQFLVPSGPKRPGNISVSQPTGQKRTQTASYEFLQHVRTVSGLRQQDMFYNLRVPNQFQTDRDEINLLLLTGHGVFCIDLKTWSGSVSAQIETHVKAQQQTFSSVSVEQLPDALQAITVKTSNLCSHMKRSGLNVRPSLFIPRILLLSPDCVLSDELLQTEQLVSGADVQTFLRSLREGYTSWLSDAFTPSWISGHLSYGQMRALRERLELMGTWDLLQLSSGQELSGDFQSCQHLAINRQETDLLEFNRAGSLITDTLWSLLGHTPQVTVSMYKRGAQGWLGKPLIATATIPSSTRVIFRIRGEITDAKIPAGSIRSITLSI
- the si:zfos-911d5.4 gene encoding uncharacterized protein si:zfos-911d5.4 isoform X3, whose protein sequence is MFQMVQFLVPSGPKRPGNISVSQPTGQKRTQTASYEFLQHVRTVSGLRQQDMFYNLRVPNQFQTDRDEINLLLLTGHGVFCIDLKTWSGSVSAQIETHVKAQQQTFSSVSVEQLPDALQAITVKTSNLCSHMKRSGLNVRPSLFIPRILLLSPDCVLSDELLQTEQLVSGADVQTFLRSLREGYTSWLSDAFTPSWISGHLSYGQMRALRERLELMGTWDLLQLSSGQELSGDFQSCQHLAINRQETDLLEFNRAGSLITDTLWSLLGHTPQSPFSAV
- the si:zfos-911d5.4 gene encoding uncharacterized protein si:zfos-911d5.4 isoform X1; translation: MFQMVQFLVPSGPKRPGNISVSQPTGQKRTQTASYEFLQHVRTVSGLRQQDMFYNLRVPNQFQTDRDEINLLLLTGHGVFCIDLKTWSGSVSAQIETHVKAQQQTFSSVSVEQLPDALQAITVKTSNLCSHMKRSGLNVRPSLFIPRILLLSPDCVLSDELLQTEQLVSGADVQTFLRSLREGYTSWLSDAFTPSWISGHLSYGQMRALRERLELMGTWDLLQLSSGQELSGDFQSCQHLAINRQETDLLEFNRAGSLITDTLWSLLGHTPQVCFCAGDRLHVQARSSGLAGETADRHGNNPLQHTCDLPHPRRNYRCQDPGRQHPLHHTEHLKLFSDP